A region from the Pelobates fuscus isolate aPelFus1 chromosome 3, aPelFus1.pri, whole genome shotgun sequence genome encodes:
- the NEUROG1 gene encoding neurogenin-1, with translation MDRAFSDYDTCSQMSYSPSDDEDSASFHTPSSYTSGHVTSPTQTPEKCEEEKEKRKRRGRTRVKNDGVLHTIKKTRRVKANDRERNRMHNLNSALDELRSILPSFPDDTKLTKIETLRFAHNYIWALSETLRMADQSKDKPSGEPVQHCVMSPAAPSSPGSDAGSWMSSASPNSSSYSVSACTSNPSSPATSEDCYYGHTDNMFSLHSFPHNMIQHSSWFLQYNQV, from the coding sequence ATGGACAGAGCGTTCTCTGACTATGATACCTGCAGCCAGATGTCTTACTCTCCATCAGATGATGAGGACTCTGCCAGCTTCCACACGCCTTCTTCTTACACATCTGGACATGTAACCTCGCCCACTCAAACTCCAGAAAAATGCGAGGAAGAGAAggaaaagagaaagagaagaggcagaaccagagtgAAAAATGACGGTGTACTGCACACCATTAAAAAAACCAGAAGAGTCAAAGCTAATGACAGAGAGAGGAACAGGATGCATAACCTGAACTCAGCTCTGGATGAATTGAGAAGCATTCTACCGAGCTTTCCAGATGACACCAAACTGACCAAAATTGAAACTCTTCGATTTGCCCATAATTACATCTGGGCTCTTTCTGAAACCCTGAGGATGGCTGATCAGTCCAAAGACAAGCCTAGCGGTGAACCAGTGCAACATTGTGTCATGAGTCCAGCAGCTCCATCAAGTCCTGGGAGTGATGCAGGTTCTTGGATGTCCTCAGCATCTCCAAACTCCTCATCGTATTCAGTGTCTGCCTGCACCTCCAACCCAAGCAGTCCAGCCACATCTGAAGACTGCTATTATGGACATACAGATAACATGTTTTCTCTCCACTCCTTCCCACATAACATGATCCAGCATTCTTCTTGGTTTCTACAATATAACCAGGTATAG